ATGTATTTTGCAAATGTAGGACATAGGtatctactatattttattagtttgtgtttttttaattttcttcggTGGTTGCTCATtttggtcaaaataaaaatatatgttagttaaaaataagtcgactatattattatagcgttAGAAATCTTTAACGCGCGTAATAAAAAAcggttttgattttaaaattattcactataggtaataacagcgtaaaaaacattatttttatttaagcctagatttttttttccataatcaTCGGcaatggtataaaataatatgtgacaTCCgagtatttaaactataactatttttgagataaaaataacaataataaactccTCCTTaaagtgaaaaattatatagtatttcaattttcaatattcgaaaggttagtaataataatcattttttatatttttttcagttatttgaCATGAAAAAATTTCAACAGAACGTGTCCAGAGAATTGCGCAGAGCGTACCCTGACCGTAGACGCCTGGAATGTCAATGTTTGAGTGCTATCAGCTTTGTAAAAAACGAACCAGACATGTTAGATAGCCCTATATGGGTGTTGATTATAAACGTCGTAGCCATGGATATGCTCAAGTCGAAATTGCCACCAAGTAAGTTGTTTTCCGTcgaattatgttatttaattccaTTCATGTGCTTATTGTTGGGTGAtgacttatattatagtattgtactACATTTGTCCTCTTTCGTTTTctcacttataaaatatataaaatatgaataataataggttttgTAATGGGTTGTCCTGAGGAGGTAGTCGCACCATTGTTCAaagatattaggtattttcctaatttatttataattttgattattaaaattatatcaactaTTTTCACTTTAGGAgtgtcattatttattattattactatattattgtcatcttATGACATCGAcaagagtttattttttaatatattgcacattattgtattttatttatttaataaaagaaaaaaaatgatataactttgaaacttaagtgttagaaattataaacttacgtacacatctcgcggggtccGCAATCCACCACGTGTGGAtgcctacatgataatatactgctctcataatcataagagagtctcGCGGCAACGGCaagcagaatgactataatattatgacttgagtaactcactgactAATAAATgtagagcctgaacaatgatagatcgatgcttgcaatttacacggtacattcgtaaaatcgtaccacaaatttagtgtgcaataagaaaacattttacaaaatttgcatattaaagtggtgctttcacaagatttttgagaatcaaaatggtcaatgaatatatctaagttttgaacactgttaaaccgaatattaaataacaaattaatcaaaattcgaatcatattatatagaattggcatttttaacgggcaactaAGTGCAAAACGAAGTAAGCAATACAAAGTCTGCCGGgtcagctattattattattaatataatataaaaaaatctcggTTTTCACCTGAGGCGACTTTTGTCCAGGCATCGCTGGGTGGGACagctattatatactatatatatataaatttaataattaatatgcgcAAACACTCGCCATTGACctggcaaaaaaataaataaataaaaaggccGCGGATACAAATACAGTAGATAACACCTATATAGTAGCGCGAGGCGTGAAATGAATGTGCGCGCCCGCATACAGTCAATAATAGTTGCAAACAATGGACACACGGTCCTGATTTCTTTTGATTGGTCACAGGACTGCGATTTGATTAGTCGTATTCAGCCCCGGAGGCTCGGGTTCCCACCGCGGTTTAATTCGTTCGACGGTCCTCAggtgtattatcattatattatatattaattcatatatttgcAACGATTCGGGTCACTGAACTGCAATGATTATAATTCGAGGGAATCATACCAAAGTTCATCATCGTTTGGTTCCAACACATAAGCGcgagtattacatattatttcgatCTATCgtcatatacaaatattgcTGGATTCATCATCACTGTTGCAcaacttaatacttaatataataatatgatatatagtttttataaacattttcgtGATCGGATCTTCACTTGCAGTTATCTTCATCTGGAAACGACAGTATGGTTATATTCTATGTTAGTAGTATTTACTAACATATTGAATAAATGGATACTCGTTTCAATACAAAACCGTAAAGGTGGCTTAGTAGTAGTCGCGTTTGATATTTCGAGTGTTTCCAcggagttataatatattattatatcgcttaggaataaataaaatccacGCATGGCGAAAATATGCAGTTGTTAGGTTAAACGTTCTTTAAGGTCCAAAAGACgctacattttttaaagatgtCAAATGTCAAGTTAAAagagcaaaaaaaaagattttttttattttttagttgggGTTTTAaggtaaatactttaatactttaaacataaaactttAGCTCCCTATGGAATcgtacatacatttttcaacCATTTTGATTAGggttatcaaatataataatatgtataatactataatgtgatagtattattattattattattatattataacgttgtACGTGTGCGGTACCCACTCACTGCCTCGCTGCATCGATGTGTTATATAATTCCGCGAAATTCGTGACTGCACGCGCCACACGCGGTAATAAATTgcttcgtataatattatgttatttatcatCTCAAGGGTTTTGtagattattgtaatatttttgagtatcTGTGCGTAGCCTCGACCGattaaatgtatcatttacgatatatatatatatcgtacgTTTTTCGAGTTCACAGGTCGATGGCAAaacgcttattattattttcgttgttGAGTTCCtcctatatataaattcgaACGAAAATGTCATCACGATCGATATACCACTCatctattcattataaattggaTCACGCAGATTCGATCTCTCGAGGTTAGGACACATCAAATTAttagaatcaaaaaaaaaaaaactttaacgtCAAATGTCGTGCACCGCGTTTccgatcatattattattctcatatattatatggttcattattatattgtttattcgataataaaataatatagagttCAAtcgttatgttatataatgtatacgttaGTTTAACGATCGAACGGGAATGTAGTTTTGCGGTCGGTCATcggcgtattatatattattataatgttacgtGCTGCTGCAACAGGTCTCCGGTGGATGACGTGTTTTACTCTCGtcgtacatttataatagtatatttatataaatgcacTTTGCATTACATTATCGTATacgattgaatttttttgatgCAAAAAcatcgataattttttttctgatcttcagaattattatttatttgaatagtagcagtatttgtaatttacttTTGAAATCCGGATTTCTATCCCAttccaattattatgtacctacgttaggttatattatcatttcgcTGCATCACACATCGAAATAAGTTTGTgcttttaattacaaaacagAAATTCTCGATTATCAATCGATTTTCATCAATTACTCTTGAAGTATAATGCTATAAGTGTGATGATCGAATTGAAAGCATTTGCTCAAAACTACTATACTGAACGTGGTGTAGtcaaaatgttgttataatcTTCAGCAGTGATCGGATAAATTTTTGTGAGGATGAGAGGAGGGACATTTTCACATGATTTTGCGTGGCACTATCCGATCGACCACTGCAAAGgggaaaacatattatgtcgtCCTATATTCGTATAGATTATGTCCCCGCGCTGCGTGGGTGGTCGGCCGAGTACGCGCGCGTTGttcgtgtaatatattattacactgttgtcgtcgtcgtcgtgtcCGCGCTCGCGATATCTCGTCAAGTGCGGTTTTTGCCATTTTTTTACGCGGCGGCAGTGACCTTTTAATTGGCGCACAGTCCGTTCGTCGCAGCGATTAATCCGTTTCGATGCAGTGTACCGTTGTCGATGGCGCACttagaaatatatgtatattaaacacaACCGTTAACCAACACAGATGATGAGTATCGCGGTCatgacttattttattattattctcttcGGCTGAGAGACACACGTGGAGACTGAGATGGGGACAAAGAGACAAAACGAGatagagaaagagagagacaTTAATACATACTTGTGTATTGTGATTATCGCAGTAGTGGGAGGGGAAAATCGGGTTTCCGGCGGGAATGCAGACCCGGGGTTAAAACACTCTTAAAAAGGGATACGCGTTCGTTTGTTATGTgcatatatctattataactcGGTGCCAATTTCCATCGGTTTATGGTTTAAAACGATCGCGTCAAACCGGACAccgcgtaataataatagtaacacgTACTCGGGCTACCGTCGGTGTCggcgatatattattatattatagagtaaTTGATCGTACCGTGTTCTTAcggaataaaacaatataaaatataacataatcgtATTTGGTGTTTAGATCATCGCATTATAGCTTTAACACACTTTGATAGTTtggttgatattttaatatttttacgtgtAATATGAAGCACCCCATTGCTGGTTATAGTCTCATTTCTGTTCAacgaatagttattttatagttcgCAGTAGAGAATAGGGTGAATGATAGAAAGATGAGGGATCCGCTCTACACAATATACCTCTAAATCCTCTGTAGATTAGATTACTCTACTTCTCGATATCATCGGAATATTAAAGTTATCGctagttatttatatcatgAAGACATTTCCCATTCGCATGTTTTCGAGTGGTGCAACTGCTCTATTATAGTAGTGCCCACCGAttcatatcaattttattattaggagctctatacctataatatataatatcatctaaaccgtattattgtaatgttgtCCGACTGTCTTTAATCGCGATTTCGTGCGCATTGTTGTTTACGCAGTGAAACGGACAGTGGACATTAAGAACCGGCCCAGGATCCCAATCCCGGATGAGGACCCGTACAGCATAGCAGGAGCAAACATGGTGGCCGCCACACGGGAACAGTTGATGATGCAGACGGCGGCGCGCCGGGGTGACAAGCCACCAAAATTGCCGCCCAGGGACCCGTCTAACCCTTACCCACATGAAATACctaaggtaataatatttattaataaccaataatttttacaatataatattatgtaattgagtggaataaataaatgcatttatgtGACgtttaacacattattatagattaatatacGCTTTCATCCGTGttaatgtttgtaataataatattccattATCTTAGcgtaagattttaaataatattcagtgcgatgtatgtgtgtttttatggatatcaagtataatattataatgatataatatattatataatcacagTATTTGAGCGAGTGATTAGGTGATAGTAGACAGGTTATATCCTGGAAACGAAAATTCTGGATAGGTCTGAGGAACTTTGAAATTGACAtgtcagtataataattaagtgtgtaaaaaacaaattatagctACACATCCGAGATCGTACgagtatttaaaagtatataaatgccATAACACCTGTTATGGCATAACGAGGGATATTTGCCAATTTCTTTTACACTCCGACATCTAACACACAtatgaataacataatattatctgacagtcggtagaaaaaaataccattactgaggaattatattattaaaaataatcatttttttaataactttaaccGAGGAAGTAATTGACTCAAAATGAATTGgggcattatattatatatataattataaaaataataatatggtaaccTATACGCACAGTGTTAACAGTTTTTGTCTTTCGAGCATACCTATCGAAGTGTTCAAATAAATCCTATTAGTTTTACATCTTGCTAGACGTCACGTACAcatgcaattttaatttttccatgAGTGTTTTTCtaaactaaatacatttttcttttcgtAATTTTAGCCTGACTACGATGACATCGAAGAAGAAGAAAACAGATTGGTAGGTACCATGAAACAATTCACCTCATCGAGGGGAAAGGACAAAGTCAAggacaacaataaaaaatacggtaaatatatatatattatgcttatttcaccatacgtattatttaatacaatgataatatccCTTTTCgcgcaaatataatataaaatattataatctgccattaaataaaacgtataatagcGGCGTGTGTGGCGGCACAGATTCAAATGGATTCTCCTGCCCATCACAGTTATGATCGGTAAAACTACAgcgcttatatatattattattattattatttattttatactgtataggtataataataagcgcAATTCTGTATCCCGAAGTCGATTTCGCCACAGTGTTATCGTCTGGGGTTAGGAGGTATCTATAGTGCACACAcattaatgcatattatatgtaatatgctacctttattgtatattaatatttaaaacttattagatGATTATGTTAACGTCTGCAGtagaactttaaaaaaatatttttttattttattaacaataaagacTTAACAATTTCgatctacaattattttttgattaaatttatatgaacattaataaccctaataataggtatctggtacctatatagttaataaccattttcatattttggcATTTGACAacattcgtatttatttattgagacAACGCGGCACGGTATTTCGGACGATTttaaaagacaaaatatatatattatatacctattattattaccatgatAACGTGTctgtgcaataataattattatttctttggaTCCGTCAACGACCTTGCCCAGTTttcttattctttttaatcCGTTTCGTCGAGATTACCTAattcaacataaaaaatacaacgaGGCagttaatatacacattacgcTTATAAGTCACGTCATTGTGGTGGGCatcgtcattatattattataatataaatacttactttATATGTGATATCAGCAGCTGTCGCATATCCGTCTGCACTCTGTAACACTAGAAGCCCAGTTACTCCACTTGCTGAAGAGATCATGTACACAGTGATTCACCAAGAATGCTTCACCTCAATTTTGtctttcattcaaattttgatttttatattatttatttctaaatactaTACTCTTAAATAAACTTCTCTTTTCATCAACcagagaattttaaaaattcctaaaatcagaatttaattttaggcgTACAGTATAATTGGTACAATGAGACGAGTATACAGTCTTATTGTATCATTtgtaataatacgattttgcatttttatggCATTGGATATTATGCAGACCGTCTTTTTTTCTACTAAAACATACCAATCATACCTTACTGAGAAAGACTTAAACGAAAGTATATTTGAAGTTATTCGTCACGACCCTCCATGTATAAACTTCGAAACCGCTAGATCAACTTTTCTACCTTTTCCAATGTTCTctataagtgttttttttaattctaaatttaaattttgaaacgaaAGTTTTAATGAATACACGCCTTACTTCAACACGATTTTAATACAGGCGtgattaaagtttaatttataatactaacttTCCAATGGAATtacattaggtatacattaatatataatagaaaatgtgcaacctataatattatatctcaaACCATACTTAACACTGGGACTTAAGAATTCAAACCGTGTTAAAAACAGCAGAACTAGAAACTTACAAACTCTTTCGCTTTCAAATTAAATCCAAATAATTACACTTCTTTATTATACTTGGGGATCGTCTTAGGATCCAGTGCAAGAGAACTGTGTAAagagacatttttattataaagttaactcaaaacaaaatttataataaaaatgttacaccTAGGTGATTTTTTGCTAgttgttcatattatgtactatattttattatctgcaCAAGTGCTTACTGGAAATAATCTTACagattgtataatttgtaataaaatatgttaaaaaaatagtgtaatgtattatcattttacattatattatgcataagtGCAAAACGGGAAATTGGTACTCGTATAATCCATTCGAATTACTAGTTACACGTTGTTATTATAGCTATTCTAAatgtttgtgaaaaaaaactgCAGCAGCTAGGTGAAAGGCCGACTCTGTGCACGCAGAACCGGCTGACGCACATGTACTTTCACTCAACGAAACGGCATCTGCGTACCTTGACATTtagtatcaatttattattattatatttttaagtactctGAGCtcgttgtaattataaattttcgcTTGAATCGCGACACAAGATAATGAGACGATAAGACAGAGACTGGGCGTACGACGGTCGTGCAGGTGTGGTGTACATCTGATATTTTAGgtggtgtataatattttgttacgaTATTACAATCACAAGTTTTCATACatagctattaaaatatataatagaagatttaacctaaccttactTAGAAGACAAATAcgcgataaaattaaaagagaaACGCTTGTGCctaacaaaaacaaacatttataaataaattatagtgtcATGTATTTATGCATAATAGTTTGATAGTGCTATGTCCCAGAGTAAGATTGCTAAGCTTGATGTAATGtaggtacacatattttaCGAGACTGATCTAATATAGCATTTCTATTATGCGTATAATAGCGTAAAGTCGATGCTCGTCTACTGTGcgtttttaaacgaaaaataacatttaattatttaaacacccTAAATACTTACTAGATTGagcaaattttatattagcgtaatgatattattgcgtattattttatatttataagaacaaATTTTTGGTTTTCAGACGACCCGTACTACTGTGGACTGAGAGCGAGAGTGCCGAACTTTGTCAAGACTTCCAACGGAAAAACCAAGGAGTTCGTCAAGGACGTGCCCGTCGGCCCGAAGATGAGCACCGCCGTCCCGCCATCACGGTACCAACAGAATCCGATGGCCCTGTCCAACGGTCACCtggccaccgccgccgccgtacaTTATCATCACACGCAGCCCGCTATGTGGCACACGCGCAGCTTCGACAGCGGAATGGGTGAGTGATCGtcgtttgttattaaattttattgttaattattattttgtaaattcgaTATACCCCTCGGATTTATAATCGATTAGTGTGTACATTTACGGTATGTGGTGGTCAAGAGTTCCCGCGATAACAGTCATCAattgactatttattaaaccaaACGAGTACATCTCCACGgcgaaatttttaatttgccaTTTCGATGTTTTGCGGTCGATACTCGACAATAACGGGGCCGAACGTTATCCATTTCCTGTTTCTTTTTTCGTTTCATTTGGTTGTACTATTAC
The DNA window shown above is from Aphis gossypii isolate Hap1 chromosome 2, ASM2018417v2, whole genome shotgun sequence and carries:
- the LOC114124925 gene encoding uncharacterized protein LOC114124925 isoform X1, yielding MMSLYRTIRGTNGTQKRVRDRSCPSLAVPNDMISRRRILSRSRDDLNLDSGVGFPVQVEEEEDVWYNKDKLYKDHIQEVLDKWTQIDDEIWAKVIVLERNRRVAKAYARAPILTVNGSDEGFDGYRIGVNGFDNPMRDPKTEEVKKLVGLGVKVKMDDQGNILVKRLSGKNVYVKSISNAGEETSIGADVLKLPNYCLENDKPVKLFDMKKFQQNVSRELRRAYPDRRRLECQCLSAISFVKNEPDMLDSPIWVLIINVVAMDMLKSKLPPIYAVKRTVDIKNRPRIPIPDEDPYSIAGANMVAATREQLMMQTAARRGDKPPKLPPRDPSNPYPHEIPKPDYDDIEEEENRLVGTMKQFTSSRGKDKVKDNNKKYDDPYYCGLRARVPNFVKTSNGKTKEFVKDVPVGPKMSTAVPPSRYQQNPMALSNGHLATAAAVHYHHTQPAMWHTRSFDSGMDAEVFDSPYNHIYGRLPIPTRGYIPTGHRTPMYVGEWD
- the LOC114124925 gene encoding uncharacterized protein LOC114124925 isoform X2 produces the protein MMSLYRTIRGTNGTQKRVRDRSCPSLAVPNDMISRRRILSRSRDDLNLDSGVGFPVQVEEEEDVWYNKDKLYKDHIQEVLDKWTQIDDEIWAKVIVLERNRRVAKAYARAPILTVNGSDEGFDGYRIGVNGFDNPMRDPKTEEVKKLVGLGVKVKMDDQGNILVKRLSGKNVYVKSISNAGEETSIGADVLKLPNYCLENDKPVKLFDMKKFQQNVSRELRRAYPDRRRLECQCLSAISFVKNEPDMLDSPIWVLIINVVAMDMLKSKLPPMKRTVDIKNRPRIPIPDEDPYSIAGANMVAATREQLMMQTAARRGDKPPKLPPRDPSNPYPHEIPKPDYDDIEEEENRLVGTMKQFTSSRGKDKVKDNNKKYDDPYYCGLRARVPNFVKTSNGKTKEFVKDVPVGPKMSTAVPPSRYQQNPMALSNGHLATAAAVHYHHTQPAMWHTRSFDSGMDAEVFDSPYNHIYGRLPIPTRGYIPTGHRTPMYVGEWD
- the LOC114124925 gene encoding uncharacterized protein LOC114124925 isoform X3 produces the protein MISRRRILSRSRDDLNLDSGVGFPVQVEEEEDVWYNKDKLYKDHIQEVLDKWTQIDDEIWAKVIVLERNRRVAKAYARAPILTVNGSDEGFDGYRIGVNGFDNPMRDPKTEEVKKLVGLGVKVKMDDQGNILVKRLSGKNVYVKSISNAGEETSIGADVLKLPNYCLENDKPVKLFDMKKFQQNVSRELRRAYPDRRRLECQCLSAISFVKNEPDMLDSPIWVLIINVVAMDMLKSKLPPIYAVKRTVDIKNRPRIPIPDEDPYSIAGANMVAATREQLMMQTAARRGDKPPKLPPRDPSNPYPHEIPKPDYDDIEEEENRLVGTMKQFTSSRGKDKVKDNNKKYDDPYYCGLRARVPNFVKTSNGKTKEFVKDVPVGPKMSTAVPPSRYQQNPMALSNGHLATAAAVHYHHTQPAMWHTRSFDSGMDAEVFDSPYNHIYGRLPIPTRGYIPTGHRTPMYVGEWD